The Candidatus Anaeroferrophillus wilburensis region TACTTGAAAACATTGACTAAAGCTCAATTTTATGCTTTGCAAAGTGCAAGAAAAACATCGAAATCATACTCAAAAGGTTTGCACTTATGATCCGTTATAATGACCCTAGCCAACAGGTGATCCCCGGCTTTGAAAAATTTCATGGCTTTCCTCTGGACATGAACAATCGCTGGGTTAAGCTCAGCGAACGCATTCCCTGGGATGAGTTCGCCAAGGCCTATGATAAAGAATATGAGTTCCGGGAGGGGCCGACCCTCCAAACCGGCGCGGCTGGTTATTGGCGCCGTCATCATTAAACATAAGCTTTGTTTGAGTGATGAGGAGACCATTGATCAGATTCGGGAAAATCCATATCTGCAGTACTTTGTTGGCTTCAGCAGTTTTCAAACCGAAGCCCCGTTTGTTCCATCCCTGTTCGTTGAGATTCGCCGACGAATGGGGAAAGAGCTGTTTGAGCAGTTCAATCAGTCCATTGTTGATCTTTTGGAAACCAAAAACAGAACAAAAATCAAACCAGCGAATCACTGATCGATACACTATACCCGCTCAGCGGACTGAAAAAGAAACCCAGAACCTAGCGCCGTAATGCCCGAAAAACTTATCTCGCATTGGCAAAGCAGAAGAAACCGCAAAAGAAACAGATACGCAAAAGCATAAGGCAGCAACTGCAATTCTTGAAACGCAACTTTGGCCACATTGAAAACCTTCTTGATCTGGTGGCTGACGAAAGCACGTCCCTGTCTAAACGGCAGCGACGCCAGTATTGGATTATTCAGGAAATTTACCGGCAACAGGAAGAGATGTTTCGTAAGTGGGATCGGCGATGTGATCATCGCATTGTTAATATCTGTCAGCCCCATATTCGTCCCATCGTCCGTGGTAAAGCCGGTAAGAAAGTAGAATTCGGTGTCAAGCTGGGTGTCAGTTTGACAGCTGATGGGCTGGCACAAGTCGACCACCTGAGCTGGGAATCATATCATGAGGGCCATGATCTTCCCTCTCAGGTCGAAAACTATAAAAAGCGTCACGGGTTGTTACCCAGAAGTCGTTCTGGCAGATCAGATCTACGGATCGAGGGAAAATAGGCGATATCTGAACCAACTCGACATCAGGTTTGCCGGCAAAGCTTTGGGGCGTCCCAAAAAAGAAACCGATGCAAACCGATTACAACTGCGAGAAGAGAAGCGTCGCAGAAAAGCAGAATACCGGGAAAGAATTCCAGTAGAAGGCAAATTCGGCCAGGGCAAGAACGGCTACCGACTGAACTACATCAGAGCCCGAACTCAAGCAACCTCAGAAGCCTGGATCTACAGCATCTTTCTGGTGATGAACCTGCTGGTCCTGGTCGGTAGTTTTTTGCGCCTGCTGAAAACCGGCCTTTTGAACTCATATTCTTTTATCAAAGAACTGTTTATCAGGTTTGAAGTGGCTTTGGAGTCTGTCATCCTGTCAGCGGCAAATTTTCAGCTCCCAGTAACTGGTTTGAAGTCCTGATTTTTTGAGGAAACTCTATTATATCTGAAACCGCTGGATGCCCGCCTGGCTATGAAAGTACTTCTTTGCAGTGGTTCGGCCCTTGAATGGACGGCCCAGAAAGCATTGAATGCCAGTGTCGAGGAATTTATTGAAAAGCCCTTTTCACTGGAGAAATTGAAAAAGGTA contains the following coding sequences:
- a CDS encoding transposase; translation: MSSGRGRPSKPARLVIGAVIIKHKLCLSDEETIDQIRENPYLQYFVGFSSFQTEAPFVPSLFVEIRRRMGKELFEQFNQSIVDLLETKNRTKIKPANH
- a CDS encoding transposase codes for the protein MRAMIFPLRSKTIKSVTGCYPEVVLADQIYGSRENRRYLNQLDIRFAGKALGRPKKETDANRLQLREEKRRRKAEYRERIPVEGKFGQGKNGYRLNYIRARTQATSEAWIYSIFLVMNLLVLVGSFLRLLKTGLLNSYSFIKELFIRFEVALESVILSAANFQLPVTGLKS